The following coding sequences are from one Diorhabda carinulata isolate Delta unplaced genomic scaffold, icDioCari1.1 Dcau_17, whole genome shotgun sequence window:
- the LOC130903230 gene encoding craniofacial development protein 2-like: MLAPGKMEEIAAELRKYEVDVAAIQEIRWKERGIINKKEYTLLYSGNEKQGQGGTGFIVSKKLKDNIIDFRAVNGRIAYLRIKATPFNLSVLNVYAPTENAEEEEKEKLYENLEKEIEGIPKEDTTIVLGDFNAQIGQEDYIKQVAGKHTVHNVTNDNGTRLCNLAISTNMVISSTKFQHPYHHKVTWSAPDNKTFTQIDHILITRRKQSSVKDVRTFRGACADTDHFLVTATIKQKVKRCRRNGTLKN, translated from the coding sequence ATGCTGGCTCCaggaaaaatggaagaaatagcAGCTGAACTAAGAAAATATGAGGTGGATGTAGCAGCCATACAAGAAATTAGATGGAAAGAACGgggaattataaacaaaaaagagtACACCCTCTTATACTCAGGAAACGAGAAACAAGGGCAAGGTGGGACAGGTTTTATAGTAAGCAAAAAACTAAAAGACAATATAATAGACTTTAGGGCGGTAAACGGGAGAATAGCGTATTTACGAATAAAAGCAACCCCCTTTAACCTATCAGTCTTAAACGTGTATGCACCAACAGAAAAtgctgaagaagaagaaaaagaaaaactatatgAGAATCTGGAGAAGGAAATAGAAGGAATACCCAAGGAAGATACAACTATAGTACTGGGGGATTTTAACGCACAGATAGGTCAAGAAGATTACATAAAACAAGTTGCAGGAAAACATACAGTACACAATGTAACAAATGATAATGGAACAAGATTGTGCAATTTAGCTATAAGTACGAATATGGTCATAAGCAGCACCAAATTCCAGCATCCGTACCACCACAAAGTGACTTGGAGTGCCCCGGACAACAAAACATTCACGCAAATAGACCATATATTAATAACAAGAAGGAAACAAAGCTCTGTAAAGGATGTCCGAACATTTAGGGGAGCTTGCGCAGATACGGACCACTTTCTAGTTACAGCAACTATAAAGCAGAAGGTTAAAAGATGTAGAAGAAATggaacattgaaaaattga